Below is a genomic region from Amphiura filiformis chromosome 19, Afil_fr2py, whole genome shotgun sequence.
tgatatttccaacttattgctacttcatcagcaaaatttattcctgtaaatgttccaaatataagggaacgattgatcaaatctgctgaaacaccccatgaaaccaCAGATATATGGAACACACAACGCAAGTGCTGCCGGCggacgaagccccgaagcgagtcgctgtgtttgtgcatatccgtccctgccatttcttcagcaatttacgcatcgtgttcggtaatccataaaacatgaatgtttcactttttcagtaccgtacactgattgtactatcattaaagaatcgtgacacaagtgacaatgttttaattttattcagatttccatttaataacggtctactaagcctaaattgtatttattttatcataaagtatctgcccgagtatctgtttctttcaatcgtgattgtgtggaaagaatgtattaccgcaatgcgctaaatatgaaaacctttatatgggctggatttgacgaaatcgacggttctttattaatttttgattactgcaagacgatatttttttaatcagatattttaaaatgaatcaagaatagggaatgtcacaaacaagtatttaatttgttattcgatcatgtttattcagtccatgacatgaacggtactcGGTAGctcaagcatttgcgcatgggattgatcccagcgcgaaattcaaactcaattacccagttatacccagccagttatgactgattttgtcaaaaatttacggaaaatttatgtgttgacaataattctattatttccaatatatatagaaggaaccagcaacttgaagattcctctaatttcaagctttatcatgtttattgtgaaaatcagacttgccgggcagcttgcaaagtacaggaagcaagtcttgtttacgtgtttccgagtaggatcacgtgactgcgaaccctgagcttacgtcacgagcattcccaaggtcatagacgattgatttgggtgctttttgggcgccttaaaaagaccaaaaattcattcattttttaatttttcagctttattggccatcaaaaaatcggaaaaataattttagtatcctgacatcataagcttttcattgatatataactttattttcaatgaggttcacctttaaacaaCTGTATTGCTACTGGTGTTGCTAGTGCTTGCTGAGATGTCTCTGCCGCTTTAGCTTAAGCTTCATGTTCTTTGGTTGTTCTGAGAAACTTTCTGATCCGATGGTATGTCTAACCTTTCTCTGTCTGGACCAAATATGATCGTCTTGCTTTCTGCCACATGTGGTCAGGCTGTAGACGGACAGCTTCTCCCGCATTGTAAGTTCAGGCAACTTCTTTACATGCTTGTCATATTGTTGCTTATATTTGCTGCTCCTTCTTTATTTTGTCTGGTACTCCTATCCTCTGACAACTCTTTAAAGTGACTCGGCTGTTGGTAGGACATTGTGTTTGTGTGTCTAGACACGCGTTTCTGTACTGGACTGTGTTCACATTCATAACGGTGTGTTCCTCCAGTCTAGAAGTGCTGCATATAAATCTATTGAGTCGTTCTCTGTTTACTCTACTACTACAACGTATTTGTAATCTTGACAGTTGCCTCGGCCTTTCCATTTCCTTGTGGATAACGCGGGGAGCTTATCACATGATGCGATGAAATTCCCACTGTTGTGAAAAATCGGCATACTTTTTTTGACAAACTGAGGTCCATTGTCGCTGATAAGTTTGTCCATGTCTGGCAAAGTGTTCTTTAGTCCATTCAAATACCACATGAGCTGCGTGTCTCCTGTTATGTCATCTATTTCCCaatagtcactttttaaaaaTGATCTACTGTGATCAATAATAGTTTCTATGATACTGGAACAGATCCTGGGAGATCACACTCCATGGCCTGTTTGGGATTTCGTTACATAGTGAGGCAAGTCATGATTGGAGGAGGGAATCAAATGCTCTCACCTCAAGAAAGCTCCATTTTATACTAATGAAttatgactcaaaatgttatacaGCGTACCATTTTACTTGAGGTTTCTTGCTTAAGAACACCCTCTTCCATAGTTTTTTGGATGTGCCATCCGTTCATGCCAAGTTAGTGCGCAGTAAGCTTTGAAAAGTTCGGTTGTTCGAATTCTGGCTTTAAACTGTCATCAAAGTCAGTGAGCGCATCGTTGGTCATGTCTAAAAGGCAATAGGACCAATGATAGTGCCCTGATGCTCACCACCGTGTAATTATACCCGCGCTCAGATCAGAGTAAGTATTTTTTATACTTCTCTCTTTGTTTGCTCCAGAAAGGAAGTCCACCACCCACTGCACAAGAGAAGGAGAAACACCAAGCTTGAGAAGCTTTGTGACTGTGATCTTATGGTCAATTAAATCGAAAGCCTTCGAAAAATCTGTTGGCACAAGTGTGCCAACAGGTTTTTATTTCTCGGCCCCTGACATCAAGTGGTGATAGACATCAATAAGGCAGTGGGTGGTGGCCAATCCCATCTGGTTACCAAATTGTCTTTGATCAACATGGGGATGGATGGCATCCACAATTCATTTGCAAACTCTTCCTTCAGCGACTTTCGCAAGGCATGAAGTCAGAGAAATTGGACGCAGCTTGTCGATTGAAGGTGGAGTTTGCTTAGGGATTGGGATGACATTGGCTTCCTCCCCCTGAGTAGGAGCAATACTTTGCTTAAGGGTGTATTGATTATATTTGCTACCGGCTCGCACAACTCATATGCATACTCTTTAAGAAGCCGTGGTAGGATATCATCAGGACCCCCTGCTTTGGAGGCGGACAACTTACTAAGATCATTGTAGAtctcccatggttgaaccataggCGGTGGCACAGAACTAGGTAGATATGCAGGGAGATCATTAAACTTCAATTATGGCTGCTGTGAATTAGaaaaacttaattaaaaaaaacttaaCTAAACAAATTTACATCTACAGGCAATTTATGGCGCCATTCACCAAGACACAGAGACcagttcaagaaaacaaatgagtctttagcaAAGACTTGAACACGGATGTGGTTGCAGCACATATCCAATGCAATGTGAAATCTGTTTTCACCAGTGATTCTGTTGCTGCGTCTTGGAATAGCGAGCCGGTTTCGGTCAGAAGACGATCGCAAGGTACGAGGAGGAACATAAATGGTAAAGTAGTTAACGGTAAAGTAGTCCTACTGGCTATAATATAGCTCTACGGCCTGTATTTTCGCTAGTTTAGTCAGTTACGTTGACAATAAAGAAATGTTTATCAAACCTGGTCATTTCTTATGTACTTCTGAACTGTATAATATCCCTTATCGAAATTCATTAtcaataaaaaattttaaatagcTTACAATTATGGGCTGTGTACATCCCCACCTCAACAATGTTTACCTCTCGAACCTCAAAAAGAGCTCAAATGATTGTATAACTTTGCTTTATGACGTGCAAAGACAATAAtaaaaatacagggtgtctcaataaaaataggtccTATGGAAAGTGGTGCATAACTGAAAATATTggcagtaattttttttttaagattgaAAAACCATAAAGTGTCTGCTTAACAATGAtgcaaaaatgatccaaatccgttcacgcgtcgcTGAGATAATTAAATTTGTACAGGGGACACAAAGTGGAAAACTTTGCGGATATCatattcaaggtttattagaaaagaaaaaaatgcacatCGCAGTCAGAATTAAAGggagactccggcaatcacaacattatgccttatatgtaagaaaaataattatcaagcatgtatcccgtggttttatttaaaacaaactcatagtgaccataaaaacatccgtctctcaacacgcgatattcaaaattcccgggcgccgaaattatcgagtgcaatgacgtcccagtaatacaatgaaggctgacgacaattgagcgcaaacaaccattacgtcattgcacttagattATTTCGAcgggggaattttgaatatcacgtgttgagagccgactgtttttattcgttttcatggtcaatatgagtttgttttaagtaaaaccacgtgattcgtgcttgataattatttttctaacatattataactataaggcataatgttgtgattgccggagaccctcTTTAATACATTGcacaatttaaaaaacaatttaatgATACATGTATGATATTTAGTTCAACTAGGCAAATATTGTTTGAGCAGAAATATATACTATTCACTCAGCCTCTCACACACCCCGTTTTAACCCGAGCAGTACATTCTGTGTCCTGACGAGTACATTTTGTGTAGTTTTTGACCTTCCCCCAAAACACGGCTGGACGGATATGTTGAATATAGGTTTTTGTAATCGACATAACTTAAttaaaacccttatgtacacatTCTTATGATATTTACCATAAGCATGATATGTGAACATCTTACCTATCAGCCCCACTACATGATGACATCGTGGGAAAGATGTCAGCTGTAGTAAAGGCTTGTAATAGCTAGAGATAATCTTAATATAATATGTTATAAATAGGACTATTCTTAATCAGACATTGCCAGTTTTCTTGAAGCTGTTCATCAAAAGGAATCATTCTAAATATTGgtaagtttttgtttgttttgtttttcattacttCTCTTTGTAACACTCATGCATAAAGTGAACAGGTTATTGTCATCAAACATTAAACAGCAGGACCTATACCATGTCTTCATTGACTTTAAGAAAGCGTTCGATAGGGTGtggccagggccggatttaccatagggccagatgggcctgggcccaaggcctccaaattttgggggcccccaaaattgccctgtcacgcctgtgcagtgtgcatcttccattttagctgaaaaacactgtgttttgggccaaaatagcctacaaaaatcgcaaaattcagcttcaatttgggttaAAATAgccttatattaattttttttcgtACGCTTTGCGCACAAATGtcttagtaaaatctaaaaacttggccacatgCTTTCCTCATGGTGTGTTTGGAGCCtctaaattttggcctggcccagggcccccaaaaaggtaaatccggccctgggtgtGGCTGCCCTTTGGGCCACTATGAGGACGTATAGCATCAACCCAATACTAGTGCGTACCATTGAACAGCTGTACAGTAATGCCATGAGTACAGTGCTGGCAAATGGAAACATAGGAGATTGGTTTCCAACATCAGTCGGGGTGAGACAAGGTTGCCTGCTATCACCAACGCTTTTTAACTTGTTCCTGGAAAGAATTATGGCTGATGCACTAGAGAACCATGAGGGAACTGTTAGTATCGGAGGCAGAGCAGTATCTAATCTTCGCTTCGCTGATGATATAGATGGCTTAGCTGGTAGTGAGAAAGAACTCAAGTCCCTGATTAATAACCTCCATCAAACATCACATAGGTATGGAATGGAAATAAGTGCAGAAAAGACCAAGCTGATGACCAATAATCCATCAGGAATGAACGTAGAACTAGCTCTAGTTCCTCGGCTGGGATCGAGGCGCGCAGCGCCGAGAAGCGAGGCGCGCAGGTTCCCTCATGGTTCTCTAGTGCATCAGCCATAATTCTTCCAGGAACAAGTTAAAAAGCGTTGGTGATAGCAGGCAACCTTGTCTCACCCCGACTGATGTTGGAAACCAATCTCCTATGTTTCCATTTGccaggactggtggattttgtaatgtcagagaggggttgtcatggtcccatacaggcactgaacaagtgctagaaTGAACGAAGCAGTGGCAATAAGTGAGAAAAGGCTAGGCAGAGTAACCagcttcaaatatcttggtaCGATTATATCAGATGGAGGATCAAAACCTGAAATGCTTTCCAGGATTACACAAACAGCCAGTGCCATGGCAAAATTAAAGCCATTATGGAATGACAAGAACATCTTACTGGGATCAAAAATCAAACTAATGCGCACTCTCGCCATATCCATATCTCGCCTCTTCCTGTATGCCTGTGAAACGTGGACACTGACAGCTGACTTGGAAAGGAGAATACAAGCACTTGAGTTGAGGTGTTTCCGTAAGATCCTTAACATCTCATATAAAGACCATGTGACCAACGAGGAGGTGCGTCCTGTAGTGTGTATAAACCAAAAAAGGCTCTGTGGTAGggctactaacaaaggtgcccAAAATCTTATTTTTACAATCCCCCGGATGAGCATAATCGCCTTTAAGTACTTTTTTTGCtatattattttggggttggaTTTCATATAATGGCATACGGCAGCCTGTGAGACTGAAGTCTAtatttaccagtaggcctatttcGTGAACAAGCAAGGTGTAACTATAATAGTATCCGATAACCAACCTGTAAAACCTGAAAAAGTAATATTGGTTTCCGAAGTGATGCATCAAATTTGCGGGTGTTATGCAGTCAGGTATTTCCCCACCCATCCATAGAAATGTGCGGCACTTGCCGGGCACTTGTGGGTATTGTATTAGCTGGGATTACACAGGGATAAGCGCCCAGGGATGGGGGTTGCATCGTATTGTAATCTCAGTCCCAATAATCCAACCTACCCAAGGGgattggacatgttggatggTCGAAACACAGTAGGCTAGAAGCACCGGAATAGTGAGGCATGTAATATATAAAATGGTCCCCAGGAGTCGGGGATGTATTGAAATGTAATTGGTTCACTGAACATTACAGTCCCCACTCCCGGGTCCCCGCCATTTACCCACATCCCCGAGGGGGATGGGAAAGTCCTTGAAAGCTCTTGAATACATGAAGTGCATTACACACCCGGACACACCGATAAGTACTTGTATCATACACTCGTGTAAGCGCCAGGTTTAGTCCAATCATATCGCTGCCAATACTATcaacagatggcgctatttattttatgtTTTCGGGATTTCCCAGATAGCAGCTGATAGGGGGATGGAATTTGTTTCCCTGTTTTAAAGATCACGTtttcaaaatcattaaaataaaattttaatgatcagtggcgtagatttcttttagacattgggggatgaggttggaacAAAATTCTTGaaatagtgaatccggcaccttTATGCAACAGAACAAGTTTATGGTATAAACATTTTGGCATTTtcaagctaaactgatgaaatattgtgcaaaagtggaataaattcgcgggTAGCGTAAAACATTTGGGCTttgggttaatttggtcagaaacccacatacaggcgccaACATTGGGGGGGTGTGATTGTATGAACCAACCCCTGGCAAATTATTGGGGGTCATTTATCCCCCATCCCACCCCcgtatctacgcctatgttgatgaTTCTAAtatcccata
It encodes:
- the LOC140140372 gene encoding uncharacterized protein is translated as MNEAVAISEKRLGRVTSFKYLGTIISDGGSKPEMLSRITQTASAMAKLKPLWNDKNILLGSKIKLMRTLAISISRLFLYACETWTLTADLERRIQALELRCFRKILNISYKDHVTNEENSGSERLEECTLTIVEQNGTALEDMLVDLHGTIGAVW